One genomic segment of Gossypium arboreum isolate Shixiya-1 chromosome 3, ASM2569848v2, whole genome shotgun sequence includes these proteins:
- the LOC108464608 gene encoding protein ESMERALDA 1, with protein MHAKNRIPSSGHSTPSPPASPLRSPRYRHGRKSGRFSPFQPGRTIAHRLAWLLLSVLLRRQGIFLFAPLIYISGMLLYMGTVSFDVVPVIKHRPAPGSVYRSPQLYEKLKIDMNADNSSADAISTIWKNSYKGGEWRPCVNKSLEGLPESNGYIYVEANGGLNQQRTSICNAVAVAGYLNATLLIPNFHFHSIWRDPSKFKDIYDEDYFISALKNDVRVVNKIPEYIMERFDNNLTNVYNFRIKAWSSIQYYKDVVLPKLLEEKIIRISPFANRLSFDAPPAVQRLRCLANYEALRFSSPILSLGETLVARMKELSANSGGKYVSVHLRFEEDMVAFSCCVFDGGEQEKEDMKKARERGWKGKFTKPGRVIRPGAIRINGKCPLTPLEVGLMLRGMGFDNNTYIFLASGKIYNAEKTMAPLLEMFPNLQTKEMLASEEELTPYKNFSSRMAAIDYTVCLHSEVFVTTQGGNFPHFLMGHRRYLHGGHSKTIRPDKRKLALLFDNPNIGWKSFKRQMLNMRSHSDSKGFELKRPSDSIYTFPCPDCMCHTNKSADSRSSSAT; from the exons atGCACGCAAAAAATAGGATTCCAAGTAGCGGCCACAGCACCCCATCACCGCCGGCGTCACCACTACGGTCACCGAGGTACCGCCACGGAAGGAAGTCGGGTCGGTTTAGCCCGTTCCAACCGGGGCGGACCATAGCCCACCGTCTCGCTTGGTTACTTCTTTCGGTTCTTCTTCGTCGACAAGGGATTTTTCTCTTTGCTCCTCTCATTTACATCTCTGGGATGCTTCTTTACATGGGCACCGTTTCTTTTGATGTGGTTCCCGTTATTAAACACCGACCCGCACCCGGCTCTGTTTACCGGAGTCCCCAGCTTTATGAGAAGCTTAAAATTGATATGAATGCCGATAATTCCTCTGCTGATGCG ATTTCGACTATTTGGAAAAATTCCTACAAAGGAGGGGAGTGGAGGCCTTGTGTAAACAAGTCATTGGAAG GCTTACCTGAATCAAATGGTTACATATATGTTGAGGCAAACGGAGGCTTAAATCAGCAGAGGACTTCG ATATGCAACGCTGTTGCTGTGGCTGGCTATCTTAATGCAACACTTCTAATCCCAAACTTCCATTTTCATAGCATATGGAGAGATCCCAG CAAATTCAAAGATATCTATGATGAAGATTATTTCATCAGTGCCTTGAAGAATGATGTACGAGTTGTTAATAAGATTCCTGAGTACATAATGGAACGATTTGACAACAATTTGACTAATGTTTACAACTTCAGAATTAAAGCCTGGTCATCCATTCAGTATTATAAGGATGTAGTCCTACCCAAGCTCCTCGAAGAAAA GATTATAAGGATTTCTCCTTTTGCAAACCGCTTATCGTTTGATGCTCCTCCAGCTGTCCAAAGACTGAGGTGCTTGGCAAATTATGAAGCTTTACGGTTTTCAAGTCCAATATTGAGCCTTGGGGAAACTTTGGTTGCCAGAATGAAAGAGCTCAGTGCAAATAGTGGTGGCAAGTATGTTTCCGTGCATCTTCGCTTTGAAGAG GATATGGTTGCTTTCTCTTGTTGTGTATTTGATGGTGGGGAGCAGGAAAAAGAAGACATGAAAAAAGCAAGGGAAAGAGGTTGGAAAGGGAAGTTTACAAAACCTGGTCGAGTTATACGCCCTGGAGCAATCAGGATTAATGGGAAATGTCCACTTACTCCTTTAGAG GTTGGATTGATGCTTAGAGGAATGGGGTTTGATAACAATACATATATCTTTTTGGCATCTGGAAAAATATACAACGCTGAGAAAACAATGGCTCCATTATTGGAAATGTTTCCCAACTTGCAAACAAAAGAGATGCTGGCATCGGAGGAAGAACTTACTCCATATAAG AACTTTTCTTCCAGGATGGCCGCCATAGACTATACTGTTTGCCTTCATAGTGAGGTATTTGTGACCACTCAAGGTGGAAATTTTCCTCATTTTCTGATGGGGCACAGGAGATACTTGCACGGAGGACACTCCAAGACAATTCGACCTGACAAGCGAAAGTTGGCATTACTATTTGATAATCCTAATATTGG GTGGAAAAGTTTCAAGCGTCAAATGCTGAATATGCGGTCTCATAGTGACTCAAAGGGATTTGAACTCAAAAGGCCAAGCGATTCAATATATACTTTCCCATGCCCTGATTGCATGTGTCATACAAACAAATCAGCAGACTCAAGATCATCATCGGCTACGTGA